In Panicum virgatum strain AP13 chromosome 4N, P.virgatum_v5, whole genome shotgun sequence, a single window of DNA contains:
- the LOC120671228 gene encoding uncharacterized membrane protein At1g16860-like: MHQIGSGMYVSGPAPDRRRERRLSAGSAATPPFTGGDPVRSGELARMFDLAASQAPSPASSRRSSGPLPRPTPSPASGPLSQLSHSGLLVGPSPSPSWAPSPGRGSSRKGSWRRGKEAAAAAAAGAAGGSAARGRARLGVPFACYVLVAVAAAAALGAGAFCLVSWRRWEVLAAAGGAVAAVGAVFEWNAWRKGAEAERFFRRFADTVFDGHGDMPVGELVKITGQVTCGRHPLAASFHDGAVRCVFTSVELFERRRWAGCCCRRRWQPRHSEARVANFYISDRNSGKRFYVRAGEGAKITPMIKLRTISFDGDGNGASSLNLKNWMATNGLCCDGVVRAKEGFIREGDTTSVIGVLKKHHGCDIVDPPAGAVTTGCQPMRCMFPVLLEGLILIGNEDPDEAVYMV, translated from the exons ATGCATCAGATTGGGAGCGGGATGTACGTGTCCGGCCCGGCGCCGGACAGGaggcgggagcggcggctgTCGGCGGGGtcggccgccacgccgccgttcACGGGCGGGGACCCGGTGCGGTCGGGCGAGCTCGCCCGGATGTTCGACCTCGCCGCGTCGcaggcgccgtcgccggcatcGTCGCGCCGGAGCTCCGGCCCGCTGCCCCGcccgacgccgtcgccggcgtccggCCCGCTGTCGCAGCTCTCGCACTCGGGGCTCCTCGTCGggccgtccccgtccccgtcctGGGCCCCTTCGCCGGGGCGCGGGTCCTCGAGGAAGGGGAGCTGGAGGCGcgggaaggaggcggcggcggcggcggcggcgggagccgcgggcggcagcgcggcgcgcgggagggcCCGGCTCGGCGTCCCGTTCGCGTGCTACGTGCTGGTGGccgtggcggccgcggccgcgctcggcgccggGGCGTTCTGCCTCGTGTcgtggcggcggtgggaggtcctcgccgcggcgggcggcgcggtggctgCCGTCGGGGCGGTGTTCGAGTGGAACGCGTGGAGGAAGGGCGCCGAGGCCGAGCGGTTCTTCCGGCGGTTCGCCGACACGGTGTTCGACGGCCACGGGGACATGCCCGTCGGCGAGCTCGTCAAGATCACCGGG CAAGTTACCTGCGGCCGCCACCCGCTCGCCGCCTCCTTCCACGACGGCGCCGTCCGGTGCGTGTTCACGTCCGTTGAGCTGTTCGAGCGCCGTCGATGGGCCgggtgctgctgccgccgtcggtGGCAGCCGAGACACTCCGAG GCACGGGTGGCGAACTTCTACATCTCTGACAGGAACTCCGGGAAGAGGTTCTATGTGCGCGCTGGCGAGGGTGCCAAGATCACCCCGATGATCAAACTGAGAACAATCAGCTTTGACGGTGACGGGAATGGCGCGTCATCGCTCAACCTGAAGAATTGGATGGCAACCAACGGTTTGTGCTGCGATGGCGTTGTGCGCGCCAAGGAAGG GTTCATCAGAGAGGGAGACACGACAAGTGTGATAGGTGTCCTGAAGAAACACCATggctgtgacatcgtcgacccACCAGCCGGAGCGGTCACCACCGGGTGCCAGCCAATGCGGTGCATGTTCCCTGTCCTCCTCGAGGGGCTTATACTAATCGGGAACGAAGACCCTGATGAGGCTGTATATATGGTCTGA
- the LOC120671231 gene encoding serine/threonine/tyrosine-protein kinase HT1-like, whose amino-acid sequence MLSCFRLPRAGGGSGGGDAAGAASPRRPSLPFAAGLFAASPSTSGRGKSPWPSEADDMEKKRWDSMESWSMLLDTVMGPGGEGSRDSGGGRREEWMADLSQLFIGNKFASGANSRIYRGIYRQRAVAVKMVRIPERDEARRAVLEDQFNSEVAFLSRLYHPNIVQFIAACKKPPVYCIITEYMSQGTLRMYLNKKDPYSLSPETILKLVLDISRGMEYLHAQGVIHRDLKSQNLLLNDEMRVKVADFGTSCLETKCQATKGNKGTYRWMAPEMTKEKPYTRKVDVYSFGIVLWELTTCLLPFQGMTPVQAAYAASEKNLRPPLSSSCPPVLNNLIKKCWSANPARRPEFSYIVSVLEKYDHCVKEGMPVMAHQELRLWRSFAKVFRMGCIANNLSIPVHA is encoded by the exons ATGCTTTCGTGCTTCCGGCtgccgcgcgcgggcggcggcagcggcggcggggacgcggcgggggcggcgtccCCCCGGCGCCCGTCGCTGCCGTTCGCGGCGGGGCTGTTCGCGGCGTCCCCCTCGACGTCGGGGCGCGGGAAGAGCCCCTGGCCGTCGGAGGCGGACGACATGGAGAAGAAGCGGTGGGACAGCATGGAGTCGTGGTCGATGCTGCTGGACACGGTCATgggccccggcggcgaggggtcccgggacagcggcggcggccggcgcgaggaGTGGATGGCCGACCTCTCGCAGCTCTTCATCGGCAACAAGTTCGCGTCCGGCGCCAACAGCCGCATCTACCGGGGCATCTACCGGCAGCGCGCCGTGGCCGTGAAGATGGTGCGCATCCCGGAGCGCGACGAGGCCCGCCGCGCCGTGCTCGAGGACCAGTTCAACTCCGAGGTCGCCTTCCTCTCCCGCCTCTACCACCCCAACATTGTGCAG TTCATCGCGGCGTGCAAGAAGCCGCCGGTGTACTGCATCATCACCGAGTACATGTCGCAGGGGACGCTGCGGATGTACCTGAACAAGAAGGACCCCTACTCTCTGTCGCCGGAGACGATCCTGAAGCTGGTGCTGGACATCTCGCGGGGCATGGAGTACCTGCACGCGCAGGGGGTGATCCACCGGGACCTCAAGTCCCAGAACCTGCTGCTCAACGACGAGATGCGCGTCAAGGTGGCCGACTTCGGGACCTCGTGCCTGGAGACCAAGTGCCAGGCCACCAAGGGGAACAAGGGCACCTACCGCTGGATGGCGCCGGAGATGACCAAGGAGAAGCCCTACACGCGCAAGGTGGACGTCTACAGCTTCGGCATCGTACTCTGGGAGCTCACCACCTGCCTGCTCCCGTTCCAGGGCATGACGCCCGTGCAGGCCGCCTACGCCGCATCCGAGAAG AACCTGCGCCCGCCGCTGTCGAGCTCGTGCCCGCCGGTGCTCAACAACCTGATCAAGAAGTGCTGGTCGGCGaacccggcgcggcggccggagttCAGCTACATCGTGTCGGTGCTGGAGAAGTACGACCACTGCGTGAAGGAGGGGATGCCGGTGATGGCGCACCAGGAGCTCAGGCTCTGGCGCTCCTTCGCCAAGGTCTTCAGGATGGGCTGCATCGCCAACAACTTGTCCATACCGGTGCACGCGTGA
- the LOC120670426 gene encoding uncharacterized protein LOC120670426 has product MAAAPVRAWLLVALAVALACALLSDAAGTPAPQTPPAVSSGAAKPKCEPGAVNDKACRVGAVHDPENQEEEGFSVTAKAPAGAPDTDSDDDYNDPDVPNDDQLVVVGH; this is encoded by the coding sequence atggcggcggcgcccgtgcGCGCGTGGTTGCTGGTGGCGCTGGCGGTGGCGCTGGCGTGCGCGCTGCTCTCCGACGCCGCGGGCACGCCCGCCCCGCAGACGCCGCCGGCGGTGTCGTCGGGCGCCGCGAAGCCCAAGTGCGAGCCCGGCGCCGTGAACGACAAGGCGTGCCGCGTCGGCGCCGTGCACGACCCGGAgaaccaggaggaggagggcttcAGCGTCACCGCCAAGGCGCCCGCCGGCGCGCCCGACACCGACAGCGACGACGACTACAACGACCCCGACGTGCCCAACGATGAccagctcgtcgtcgtcggccacTGA
- the LOC120671232 gene encoding GDSL esterase/lipase At4g26790-like: MASPPGHRRACAPRQAAAAILLALSCCCLRGSARPAPPDVPAVIVFGDSTVDTGNNNAIGTVLKSNFAPYGRDMAGGPRPTGRFCNGRLPADFISEALGLPPLVPAYLDPAYGIQDFARGVCFASAGTGLDNKTAGVLSVIPLWKEVEYFKEYQRRLRRHAGRARARRIVSDALYVVSIGTNDFLENYFLLVTGRFAEFTVAGFEDFLVAQAERFLAEIHRLGARRVTFAGLSPIGCLPLERTLNALRGGCVEEYNQVARDYNAKLLAMLRRLTASRPALKVAYIDVYHNMLDLITNPATLGLENVEEGCCATGKVEMSYLCNDKSPMTCEDAGKYFFWDSFHPTEKVNQFFAKKTLDLCYEQLF, encoded by the exons ATGGCGTCGccgcccggccaccgccggGCCTGCGCgccgcggcaggcggcggcggcgatcctgCTCGCCCTGTCCTGCTGCTGCTTGCGCGGGTCCGccaggccggcgccgccggatgTGCCGGCGGTGATCGTGTTCGGGGACTCGACGGTGGACACGGGCAACAACAACGCGATCGGCACGGTCCTCAAGAGCAACTTCGCGCCGTACGGGCGCGACATGGCCGGGGGGCCCCGGCCCACGGGGCGGTTCTGCAACGGCCGCCTGCCGGCGGACTTCATCTCCGAGGCGCTCGGCCTGCCGCCGCTGGTCCCGGCCTACCTCGACCCCGCCTACGGCATCCAGGACTTCGCCCGCGGCGTCTGCTTCGCCTCCGCCGGCACCGGCCTCGACAACAAGACCGCCGGCGTCCTG TCAGTGATCCCGCTGTGGAAGGAGGTGGAGTACTTCAAGGAGTACCAGCGGCGGCTGCGCCGCCACgccgggcgcgcgcgggcgcggcgcatCGTCTCCGACGCGCTCTACGTCGTGAGCATCGGCACCAACGACTTCCTGGAGAACTACTTCCTGCTCGTGACCGGCCGGTTCGCGGAGTTCACGGTGGCCGGGTTCGAGGACTTCCTGGTGGCGCAGGCGGAGCGGTTCCTCGCCGAGATCCACCGGCTGGGCGCGCGGCGGGTCACCTTCGCCGGGCTCAGCCCCATCGGGTGCCTGCCCCTGGAGCGCACCCTCAACGCGCTCCGCGGCGGCTGCGTCGAGGAGTACAACCAGGTGGCCCGCGACTACAACGCCAAGCTGCTCGCCATGCTCCGCCGCCTCACCGCGTCGCGCCCGGCGCTCAAGGTCGCCTACATCGACGTCTACCACAACATGCTCGACCTCATCACCAACCCTGCCACGCTCG ggctgGAGAACGTGGAGGAGGGGTGCTGCGCGACGGGGAAGGTGGAGATGTCCTACCTGTGCAACGACAAGAGCCCCATGACGTGCGAGGACGCCGGCAAGTACTTCTTCTGGGACTCGTTCCACCCCACCGAGAAGGTGAACCAGTTCTTCGCCAAGAAGACGCTGGACCTGTGCTACGAGCAGCTCTTCTGA